A window of the Actinomycetes bacterium genome harbors these coding sequences:
- the pdxS gene encoding pyridoxal 5'-phosphate synthase lyase subunit PdxS, with protein MAEMLKGGVIMDVVTPDQAKIAEDAGAVAVMALERVPADIRAQGGVSRMSDPDMIDGIIEAVSIPVMAKARIGHFVEAQVLQALGVDYVDESEVLTPADYANHIDKWQFTVPFVCGATNLGEALRRINEGAAMIRSKGEAGTGDVSNAVTHMRTIRAELRRLVGLPEDELYVAAKELQAPFELVKEVAAAGKLPVVLFTAGGIATPADAAMMMQLGAEGVFVGSGIFKSGNPALRAEAIVKATTFFDDPDMLAKVSRGLGEAMVGINVEEIPQPHRLAERGW; from the coding sequence ATGGCCGAGATGCTCAAGGGCGGCGTCATCATGGACGTCGTCACGCCGGACCAGGCAAAGATCGCCGAGGACGCCGGTGCGGTCGCGGTCATGGCGCTCGAGCGGGTGCCGGCCGACATCCGGGCCCAGGGCGGCGTCTCCCGGATGAGCGACCCCGACATGATCGACGGGATCATCGAGGCGGTCTCCATCCCGGTGATGGCCAAGGCCCGGATCGGGCACTTCGTCGAGGCGCAGGTGCTGCAGGCTCTCGGCGTCGACTACGTGGACGAGTCCGAGGTGCTGACCCCCGCGGACTACGCCAACCACATCGACAAGTGGCAGTTCACGGTGCCCTTCGTCTGCGGGGCCACCAACCTCGGTGAGGCGCTGCGCCGGATCAACGAGGGCGCCGCCATGATCCGCTCCAAGGGCGAGGCCGGCACCGGGGACGTGTCGAACGCGGTCACCCACATGCGCACCATCCGGGCCGAGCTGCGTCGGCTGGTCGGTCTGCCGGAGGACGAGCTGTACGTCGCGGCCAAGGAGCTGCAGGCTCCGTTCGAGCTGGTCAAGGAGGTCGCGGCCGCGGGCAAGCTGCCCGTCGTGCTGTTCACCGCCGGCGGCATCGCCACTCCCGCCGACGCCGCGATGATGATGCAGCTGGGCGCCGAGGGTGTCTTCGTGGGCTCCGGCATCTTCAAGTCCGGCAACCCGGCTCTGCGGGCCGAGGCGATCGTCAAGGCGACCACCTTCTTCGACGACCCGGACATGCTGGCGAAGGTGTCCCGGGGGCTCGGCGAGGCCATGGTGGGCATCAACGTCGAGGAGATCCCGCAGCCGCATCGGCTGGCCGAGCGCGGCTGGTGA